The following are from one region of the Flavobacteriaceae bacterium UJ101 genome:
- a CDS encoding alpha-hemolysin translocation ATP-binding protein HlyB (Part of the ABC transporter complex HlyBD involved in hemolysin export. Transmembrane domains (TMD) form a pore in the inner membrane and the ATP-binding domain (NBD) is responsible for energy generation (By similarity); Belongs to the ABC transporter superfamily. Protein-1 exporter (TC 3.A.1.109) family; Contains 1 ABC transmembrane type-1 domain; Contains 1 ABC transporter domain; Contains 1 peptidase C39 domain.), with protein MASNTMSPWRRFLSLLKLERKDIFQVFYYSIFQGLVTLSLPLGIQAIIGFVQGAQVSTSWIVLVIIVTVGVIFSGILQLMQLKVIEKIQQRIFTRASFELSYRFPKIKMDELRNYYPPELANRFFDTLTIQKGLSKILIDIPSALIQILFALILLSFYHSFFIIFGVLLLLLIFVVFRSTAKRGLVTSLEESKKKYKVAHWIQEIARAIKSFKLSGNSSLALSKNDVLVLEYLKARNQHFNVLVLQFIQMISFKVVVTAGLLSIGGVLVLQQQMNIGQFVAAEIIILLIINSVEKLILSLESFYDVLTSIEKLGQVIDKKLEPQVKETADFHRSMNIELESVSYEVPEKEKAILHNISMNINEQSRILIEGESASGKSSLLRLISGIVEPTKGRIYINDLPLSSLCLNHYRSYLGMSLSEESPFEGTIKENLTFGDPSITDDEIFSVLNQVGLKPFIKEQPKGLQTVLYPEGRRMSFTVAKKIILARAILKKPKVMLLEDPLDQFNKEEMDTIIESLTHKDNKWALIVISSNDLWKKYCTETIRLEEGTIKSKN; from the coding sequence ATGGCATCAAATACAATGTCGCCATGGCGACGCTTTTTGAGTTTATTAAAACTTGAAAGAAAAGATATATTTCAAGTTTTTTACTACTCTATTTTTCAAGGGCTTGTGACCTTATCATTACCATTAGGAATACAAGCTATTATAGGGTTTGTACAAGGAGCACAAGTTTCAACATCATGGATTGTTTTGGTAATAATAGTAACTGTAGGGGTTATTTTTTCAGGTATTCTACAGTTGATGCAATTAAAAGTTATTGAAAAAATTCAACAGCGAATTTTTACACGAGCATCATTTGAATTGAGCTATCGATTTCCTAAAATTAAAATGGATGAATTAAGAAATTATTATCCTCCTGAATTAGCCAATCGATTCTTTGATACTTTAACAATTCAAAAAGGATTATCTAAAATTTTGATTGATATTCCTTCAGCATTGATTCAAATTCTTTTTGCATTGATATTGCTATCCTTTTATCATTCATTTTTTATCATTTTTGGTGTTCTTCTATTGCTTTTAATCTTTGTTGTTTTCAGATCTACGGCTAAAAGAGGACTGGTAACCAGCTTAGAAGAGTCAAAGAAAAAATATAAGGTAGCACACTGGATTCAAGAAATAGCTCGGGCAATTAAAAGTTTTAAACTTTCAGGTAATTCAAGTTTAGCATTGAGTAAAAATGATGTATTGGTTTTAGAATATCTTAAAGCAAGAAATCAGCATTTTAACGTTTTAGTGCTCCAATTTATTCAAATGATTAGTTTTAAAGTTGTAGTTACAGCAGGGTTATTGTCTATAGGAGGAGTTTTAGTTTTACAGCAACAGATGAACATAGGTCAGTTTGTTGCAGCTGAAATTATTATTTTATTGATTATAAATTCAGTTGAAAAGTTAATTTTAAGTTTAGAATCATTTTATGATGTTTTAACTTCAATTGAAAAACTGGGACAAGTAATTGATAAAAAATTAGAACCTCAGGTAAAAGAAACGGCTGATTTTCATAGGTCTATGAATATTGAGTTAGAAAGTGTTTCATATGAAGTTCCTGAAAAGGAGAAGGCAATATTACATAATATTTCCATGAATATTAATGAGCAAAGCCGTATTTTAATTGAAGGAGAAAGTGCCTCAGGGAAATCAAGTTTACTTCGTCTTATTTCAGGAATTGTAGAACCTACAAAAGGAAGGATTTATATAAATGATTTACCATTATCAAGTTTATGTTTGAATCATTACCGTTCCTATTTGGGAATGTCACTTTCAGAAGAGAGTCCATTTGAAGGTACTATAAAAGAAAATTTAACATTTGGAGATCCTAGTATTACAGATGATGAAATTTTTTCAGTTTTAAACCAAGTAGGATTAAAACCATTTATTAAAGAACAACCTAAGGGTTTGCAAACGGTTCTTTACCCAGAAGGAAGACGAATGTCTTTCACGGTAGCTAAAAAGATTATTCTAGCAAGAGCTATTTTAAAGAAACCTAAAGTAATGCTATTAGAAGATCCTTTAGATCAGTTTAATAAAGAAGAAATGGATACGATTATTGAATCACTTACTCATAAAGATAACAAATGGGCTTTGATTGTTATTAGTAGTAACGATTTATGGAAAAAATATTGTACAGAAACGATACGATTAGAAGAAGGGACTATAAAATCAAAAAATTAG